One genomic region from Ornithinicoccus hortensis encodes:
- a CDS encoding aspartyl protease family protein — protein MSVVLVARVPDEEDPLSWTWSVRVAIAQSREGPWWEETMCLDTGSPRTQLVDRSSSGDGGGYAESRGVLGSGRSRSARLGGLEFGGVRVSDLEVELVPPEQPGARALLGLDVLGREPFTFRPREGVLVCGDDPPGPTHRLPLDDTGHLRIPVSWPGLSVNAVLDTGAGITVVDTALADRVPQLFTDHGSAPGTDATGTTVQTPTATIVEGRLADDLLLAPHRIAFTDLRAATAHLTEPVEVILGTPAIDLFDWWLDVPGRRWAAGSAPISG, from the coding sequence ATGAGCGTCGTTCTGGTGGCCAGGGTCCCCGACGAGGAGGACCCCCTGAGCTGGACGTGGTCCGTGCGGGTCGCCATCGCGCAGTCCCGGGAGGGCCCGTGGTGGGAAGAGACGATGTGCTTGGACACCGGCAGTCCGCGCACCCAGCTGGTGGACCGATCCTCGAGTGGGGACGGGGGAGGGTATGCCGAGTCGCGCGGCGTGCTCGGCAGCGGCCGGTCCCGGAGTGCCCGGCTGGGTGGCCTCGAGTTCGGCGGGGTGCGCGTGTCCGACCTGGAGGTCGAGCTGGTGCCCCCGGAGCAACCCGGGGCCCGGGCGTTGCTCGGTCTGGACGTGCTGGGCAGGGAGCCGTTCACCTTCCGGCCGCGCGAGGGCGTGCTGGTCTGCGGGGACGACCCGCCCGGCCCGACGCACCGCCTCCCGCTCGACGACACCGGCCACCTCCGCATCCCGGTCTCGTGGCCCGGCCTCAGCGTGAACGCGGTCCTGGACACCGGGGCAGGCATCACCGTGGTCGACACCGCGCTGGCGGACCGGGTGCCGCAACTGTTCACCGACCACGGCAGCGCGCCGGGGACGGACGCGACGGGAACGACCGTGCAGACACCGACGGCGACGATCGTCGAGGGCCGCCTCGCGGACGACCTGCTGCTGGCCCCGCACCGGATCGCCTTCACCGACCTGCGCGCCGCGACGGCGCACCTGACCGAGCCCGTTGAGGTGATCCTCGGGACGCCGGCCATCGACCTCTTTGACTGGTGGCTGGACGTGCCCGGTCGGCGCTGGGCTGCGGGCAGCGCTCCGATATCCGGGTGA
- the soxR gene encoding redox-sensitive transcriptional activator SoxR, with the protein MKHTRDALTVGEVAHRSGFAPSALRYYEAQGLIHATRTGGGQRRFERNVLRRLAFIRAASNIGLSLEEVREEMSRLPENRTPTKADWQRISRHWRARLDEQIRALERLRDGLDSCIGCGCLSMRRCAFSNPDDTAAESDAAPGAAYLPALLRRSVPTSSAS; encoded by the coding sequence ATGAAGCACACCCGGGACGCGCTGACGGTGGGGGAGGTGGCGCACCGCAGCGGGTTTGCGCCCTCGGCCTTGCGCTACTACGAGGCACAGGGACTGATCCACGCGACCCGGACCGGCGGGGGTCAGCGGCGGTTCGAGCGCAACGTGCTGCGCCGGCTGGCCTTCATCCGCGCGGCGAGCAACATCGGGCTGAGTCTGGAGGAGGTGCGGGAGGAGATGAGCCGGCTGCCGGAGAACCGGACGCCGACGAAGGCCGACTGGCAGCGGATCTCCCGGCACTGGCGCGCCCGGCTCGACGAGCAGATCCGGGCGCTGGAACGGCTCCGGGACGGTCTCGACTCCTGTATCGGTTGCGGATGTCTGTCGATGCGCCGGTGTGCCTTCTCCAACCCCGACGACACGGCGGCCGAGAGTGACGCCGCCCCGGGGGCGGCCTACCTGCCCGCCCTGTTGCGGCGGTCGGTGCCCACCTCGTCGGCCTCGTAA
- a CDS encoding MFS transporter translates to MTPRVRRWTGLAVLVLPVLLISIDMSVLGFAVPALSEDLAPSSSQLLWIIDIYSFLLAGLLVLMGNVGDRIGRRRLLMIGAGAFGAASVLAAVSTSPEMLLAARALLGVGGATLMPSTLSLIRTIFQDPREHTMAIAVWGSAFAGGSAVGPILGGFLLEHFWWGSVFLINVPVMVLLVVGALLFLPESRNPAPGPFDVLSALLSISGMLTLVYGLKAFGKDGLSAVAVGTVLIGIVLLVVFVRRQLGLAEPLLDVRLFARRTFSVAVVTNLLSVFAFLGMLFFLPQYLQLVVGMSPLEAGLWILPLAVATIVGALVAPRLAARLPMSLVVGGGMLLAAAGFLVATFLSSDGELALLLVAGVFAGAGVGLAETLTVDAIVSSAPQERAGGAAAISETAYEFGGAMGTAVLGTLGLAVYRSSLADGAPEGVPAAALEAAQQTLGGAEHVAADLPAGLVEPFLDVAHQAFASGQSLVFGVATVVCAYAGVQALVLLRRPGRRSHGSAGGQDDGPTATDRAEPRREYAR, encoded by the coding sequence GTGACCCCACGCGTGCGTCGCTGGACCGGCCTGGCCGTGCTGGTCCTTCCGGTGCTGCTGATCAGCATCGACATGTCCGTCCTCGGCTTCGCCGTGCCCGCGCTGAGCGAGGACCTGGCGCCGAGTAGCTCCCAGCTGCTGTGGATCATCGACATCTACTCGTTCCTGCTCGCCGGGCTGCTGGTGCTGATGGGCAACGTCGGCGACCGGATCGGGCGCCGCCGGCTGCTGATGATCGGGGCGGGCGCGTTCGGCGCGGCCTCCGTCCTGGCGGCCGTGTCCACCAGCCCCGAGATGCTGTTGGCGGCTCGGGCGCTGCTGGGTGTGGGCGGGGCGACCCTGATGCCCTCGACCCTGTCGCTGATCCGGACGATCTTCCAGGATCCGCGCGAGCACACCATGGCCATCGCCGTCTGGGGCTCGGCCTTCGCCGGAGGGTCCGCCGTCGGCCCGATCCTCGGGGGATTCCTGCTGGAGCACTTCTGGTGGGGGTCGGTCTTCCTGATCAACGTGCCGGTGATGGTGCTGCTCGTGGTGGGTGCCCTGCTGTTCCTGCCGGAGTCCCGCAACCCGGCGCCCGGTCCGTTCGACGTCCTGTCCGCGCTGCTCTCGATCAGCGGCATGCTGACCCTGGTCTACGGGTTGAAGGCGTTCGGCAAGGACGGTCTGTCGGCGGTCGCCGTGGGCACCGTCCTGATCGGGATCGTCCTGCTGGTCGTCTTCGTCCGGCGTCAGCTCGGGCTGGCCGAGCCGTTGCTCGACGTCCGGCTGTTCGCGCGGCGCACGTTCAGCGTCGCCGTCGTGACCAACCTGCTCAGCGTCTTCGCCTTCCTCGGGATGCTGTTCTTCCTGCCGCAGTACCTCCAGCTGGTGGTAGGCATGTCCCCGCTGGAGGCCGGCCTGTGGATCCTGCCGCTGGCGGTGGCCACGATCGTCGGCGCGCTGGTCGCGCCCCGCCTGGCCGCGCGCCTGCCGATGTCCCTGGTCGTGGGCGGGGGGATGCTCCTGGCGGCCGCGGGCTTCCTGGTCGCGACCTTCCTGAGCAGCGACGGTGAACTGGCGCTGCTCCTCGTCGCGGGGGTGTTCGCCGGCGCCGGGGTGGGGCTGGCCGAGACGCTGACCGTCGACGCGATCGTCTCCAGCGCGCCGCAGGAGCGGGCCGGTGGCGCCGCCGCGATCTCCGAGACCGCCTACGAGTTCGGCGGGGCGATGGGCACCGCCGTGCTGGGCACCCTCGGCCTGGCGGTCTACCGCAGCAGCCTGGCCGACGGCGCCCCCGAGGGGGTGCCCGCCGCGGCGCTCGAGGCGGCGCAGCAGACGCTCGGCGGTGCCGAGCACGTCGCCGCCGACCTGCCCGCGGGGCTCGTCGAGCCGTTCCTGGACGTCGCGCACCAGGCCTTCGCCTCCGGCCAGTCGCTGGTCTTCGGCGTCGCCACCGTGGTCTGTGCGTATGCCGGGGTGCAGGCCCTCGTGCTGCTGCGCCGGCCGGGTCGCCGGTCGCACGGGAGCGCCGGGGGGCAGGACGACGGACCCACCGCCACGGACCGGGCGGAGCCCCGGCGGGAGTACGCCCGATGA
- a CDS encoding MsnO8 family LLM class oxidoreductase, which translates to MTAISVPISLLDRSRTREGEEAGQALRDTVDRARRAEALGFRRIWVAEHHAVPGIASGSPPVLMAAIAARTERIRVGSGGVMLPNHSPIVVAEQARMLAALHPGRIDLGVGRSLGFTAPVREALRVRRYGPEDFAADLTELVGFLDGTGPVTVMPQDAEPPPVYVLATGSGLAVAAERGLPVVVGGPVLHGDLAPLEQYRQAYRPSPGHPEPTVLISVDVLIGATREEARGLALHEAWAMAESRETGAFPPLRPAPHRTLTPRQQALVERHLAQGVHGTRDEVAAALEDLVDRTGAAEVLAFASTYDRQALADSDAALADLAPRATWSTDLDG; encoded by the coding sequence ATGACCGCGATCTCCGTCCCGATCTCCCTGCTGGACCGGTCGCGCACCCGGGAGGGCGAGGAGGCCGGGCAGGCCTTGCGCGACACCGTGGACCGGGCCCGCCGCGCGGAGGCCCTGGGCTTCCGCCGGATCTGGGTGGCCGAGCACCACGCCGTCCCGGGCATCGCCAGCGGCAGCCCGCCGGTGCTGATGGCCGCGATCGCGGCCAGGACCGAGCGCATCCGGGTCGGCTCGGGCGGGGTGATGCTGCCGAACCACAGCCCGATCGTGGTCGCCGAGCAGGCCCGCATGCTCGCGGCCCTGCACCCGGGTCGGATCGACCTTGGCGTCGGGCGCTCGTTGGGGTTCACGGCCCCGGTGCGCGAGGCACTCCGGGTCCGACGCTACGGGCCGGAGGACTTCGCCGCGGACCTGACCGAGCTCGTCGGGTTCCTCGACGGGACCGGCCCGGTGACGGTCATGCCGCAGGACGCGGAGCCGCCGCCGGTCTATGTCCTCGCCACGGGGTCGGGGCTGGCGGTGGCCGCCGAGCGGGGCCTTCCCGTCGTGGTCGGCGGGCCCGTGCTGCACGGCGACCTCGCGCCGCTGGAGCAGTACCGACAGGCCTACCGACCCAGCCCCGGCCACCCGGAGCCGACCGTGCTGATCAGCGTGGACGTGCTGATCGGTGCGACCCGGGAGGAGGCCCGCGGGCTGGCGCTGCACGAGGCATGGGCGATGGCCGAGTCGCGCGAGACCGGGGCCTTTCCCCCGTTGCGGCCGGCTCCGCACCGCACCCTGACGCCGCGGCAGCAGGCGCTGGTCGAGCGACACCTGGCCCAGGGGGTCCACGGCACCCGCGACGAGGTCGCCGCAGCGCTGGAGGACCTGGTGGACCGCACCGGCGCGGCCGAGGTGCTCGCCTTCGCCTCGACATACGACCGGCAGGCCCTGGCCGACAGCGACGCCGCGCTCGCGGACCTGGCTCCCCGAGCGACTTGGTCAACCGACTTGGACGGATGA
- a CDS encoding NUDIX hydrolase produces MDFRDYDTRLAAYVLLTDRAGRILLTWFKGDARSEPGWTMPGGGVEFDESLQDAAVREAYEETGYHVALGPLLADHHFTVGATADRRPFRSQRFIFEATITGGELGTTEVDGTTEVARWLPVAEVPALPRADIVDVALTLIEDRPTRG; encoded by the coding sequence GTGGACTTCAGGGACTACGACACCAGGCTCGCCGCGTACGTGTTGCTCACCGACCGTGCCGGGCGGATCCTCCTGACCTGGTTCAAGGGCGACGCCCGCAGCGAGCCCGGGTGGACCATGCCGGGCGGCGGAGTGGAGTTCGACGAGTCCCTGCAGGACGCCGCGGTGCGGGAGGCCTACGAGGAGACGGGCTACCACGTGGCGCTCGGGCCGCTCCTGGCCGACCACCACTTCACCGTCGGCGCGACAGCCGATCGCAGGCCGTTCCGGTCCCAACGGTTCATCTTCGAGGCCACCATCACCGGCGGAGAGTTGGGCACCACCGAGGTTGATGGCACCACCGAGGTGGCGCGCTGGTTGCCGGTGGCCGAGGTGCCCGCGCTCCCGCGAGCAGACATCGTCGACGTCGCGCTCACCCTCATCGAGGACCGGCCCACCCGGGGTTGA
- a CDS encoding SDR family NAD(P)-dependent oxidoreductase: MPIALITGGSAGLGLALTRSLTTDGWTVVTDARDAGRLSAAITDFADRVHAVPGDVTDPAHRRALVAEVNRLGRLDLLVHNASTLGPVPLRPLAELEADQLRSVWTTNVDAPLELTRALLPRLLEDDGVLLAISSDAAVAHYEGWGPYGASKAALDHLTLTVAEETGVTAYAVDPGDMRTQMHQDAFLGEDISDRPLPATVVPHMRALLDARPPSGRYRAADLDVPVAKGA, from the coding sequence ATGCCCATCGCACTCATCACCGGCGGGTCCGCCGGCCTCGGCCTGGCCCTCACCCGGTCGCTCACCACCGACGGCTGGACGGTCGTCACCGACGCCCGCGACGCTGGCCGCCTGAGCGCGGCCATCACGGACTTCGCGGACCGGGTCCACGCGGTCCCCGGTGACGTCACCGACCCGGCGCACCGGCGCGCCCTGGTGGCCGAGGTCAACCGGTTGGGCCGGCTCGACCTGTTGGTACACAACGCCAGCACCCTCGGCCCGGTCCCCCTGCGACCGCTGGCGGAACTGGAGGCCGATCAGCTGCGCTCGGTGTGGACCACCAACGTCGACGCGCCGCTCGAGCTGACCCGCGCCCTCCTGCCCCGTCTCCTCGAGGACGACGGGGTGCTCCTGGCCATATCGTCCGACGCGGCCGTGGCGCACTACGAGGGCTGGGGACCGTACGGCGCGTCCAAGGCGGCGCTGGACCACCTCACCCTGACGGTGGCCGAGGAAACTGGCGTGACGGCATACGCCGTCGACCCCGGCGACATGCGCACCCAGATGCACCAGGACGCCTTCCTCGGCGAGGACATCTCCGACCGGCCACTGCCCGCGACCGTGGTGCCGCACATGCGGGCGTTGCTCGACGCCCGCCCCCCGTCCGGTCGCTACCGGGCCGCCGACCTCGACGTGCCCGTGGCGAAGGGAGCCTGA
- a CDS encoding LysE family translocator, which produces MTGTEYLAFVGASLVLAVTPGPDTFLTLRFGARGFRAGVVYTLAVTVGIVAWAVLTLTGVAVLLETYPGLRVGITLVGGSYLVYLGVAALLPVIRRHRARRLQRAPRAAALVTAGGPAPATGEHDVGHLPAAPGDPVAPGVPTPGVRSGRSVFGTGLVSSLTNPKTGLFFLALLPPFLPASPDLLDRGLLVATVAAAIFVYGVLLSAVADRAGRFLTGGSGPDLVDLVSGTILVLLGLTIILL; this is translated from the coding sequence GTGACCGGCACGGAATACCTGGCCTTCGTCGGGGCGAGCCTGGTGCTGGCCGTCACGCCCGGCCCGGACACCTTCCTGACGCTGCGCTTCGGGGCCCGGGGCTTCCGTGCCGGGGTCGTCTACACCCTGGCGGTCACCGTCGGGATCGTCGCCTGGGCGGTGCTCACCCTCACCGGTGTCGCCGTGCTCCTGGAGACCTACCCCGGCCTGCGGGTCGGCATCACCCTGGTGGGCGGCAGCTACCTGGTCTACCTCGGCGTCGCCGCGCTGCTGCCGGTCATCCGGCGACACCGGGCACGGCGGCTGCAGCGCGCCCCGCGGGCCGCCGCCCTGGTGACCGCCGGCGGGCCCGCGCCAGCCACCGGGGAGCACGACGTCGGCCACCTTCCGGCGGCGCCGGGCGACCCGGTCGCACCGGGTGTGCCGACCCCGGGTGTCCGGTCGGGTCGGTCGGTCTTCGGCACCGGCCTGGTCAGTTCGTTGACCAACCCGAAGACGGGCCTGTTCTTCCTCGCCCTGCTCCCGCCGTTCCTGCCGGCCTCCCCGGACCTGCTCGACCGCGGCCTGCTGGTCGCCACCGTGGCCGCCGCCATCTTCGTCTACGGCGTCCTGCTGTCCGCGGTCGCCGACCGGGCCGGTCGGTTCCTGACCGGCGGGTCCGGCCCGGACCTGGTCGACCTGGTCTCAGGCACGATCCTGGTCCTGCTGGGCCTGACCATCATCCTGCTCTGA
- a CDS encoding S-adenosylmethionine:tRNA ribosyltransferase-isomerase → MTALSTRPATRFRSPGDMTAPAPPETRGLARDEVRLLVGTREGITHTRFRSLPDHLRAGDLVVVNNSATLAAQVDGDHAGTGPVVVHVATPLDDGSWVVEVRSAPAAAEPVLDLSAGDVLQVHGVTLTLLAPYPHEGSSPSGAGNRLWRVAPEGGLADVLDRHGRPISYGYLDRAYPLSAYQTVFGHLPGSAEMPSAGRPFTDALVTRLVRAGVGVAPITLHTGVSSQEVGEGPQAERFAVPEVTARQVNTVRLTGGRVIAVGTTVARALESAVTSGGRVVGDSGWTDRVITPDDPARVIDGLITGWHDPEASHLLLVESVAGPELTQRAHDAAVAEGYHWHEFGDSALLLP, encoded by the coding sequence ATGACCGCGCTCAGCACCCGCCCCGCCACCCGGTTCCGCTCACCCGGAGACATGACCGCCCCCGCACCGCCGGAGACCCGCGGCCTGGCCCGCGACGAGGTCCGGCTCCTGGTCGGCACGCGGGAGGGCATCACCCACACCCGGTTCCGGTCGCTGCCGGACCACCTGCGGGCCGGCGACCTGGTCGTGGTGAACAACTCGGCCACCCTGGCTGCCCAGGTCGACGGCGACCACGCCGGCACCGGACCCGTCGTGGTGCACGTGGCGACGCCGCTGGACGACGGCAGCTGGGTGGTCGAGGTGCGTTCGGCCCCTGCGGCAGCCGAACCCGTGCTGGACCTGTCCGCCGGGGACGTGCTGCAGGTGCACGGGGTCACGCTCACCCTGCTCGCCCCCTACCCGCACGAGGGCTCCTCGCCGAGCGGCGCCGGCAACCGGCTCTGGCGGGTCGCCCCGGAGGGTGGCCTCGCGGACGTGCTCGACCGGCACGGCCGGCCGATCTCCTACGGATACCTGGACCGCGCCTACCCCTTGTCGGCCTACCAGACCGTCTTCGGCCACCTCCCCGGGAGCGCGGAGATGCCGTCGGCCGGCAGGCCGTTCACCGATGCGTTGGTGACCCGGCTCGTCCGCGCGGGTGTGGGGGTCGCCCCGATCACGCTCCATACCGGCGTCTCCTCCCAGGAAGTCGGCGAGGGCCCGCAGGCAGAACGGTTCGCCGTGCCCGAGGTCACCGCACGTCAGGTGAACACCGTCCGACTGACCGGCGGGCGCGTGATCGCCGTCGGGACGACCGTGGCCCGCGCGCTGGAGTCCGCGGTGACCTCAGGGGGCAGGGTGGTCGGGGACTCCGGGTGGACCGACCGGGTCATCACCCCGGACGACCCTGCGCGGGTGATCGACGGCCTGATCACCGGTTGGCACGACCCCGAGGCCTCCCATCTCTTGCTCGTCGAGTCGGTCGCCGGGCCGGAACTGACCCAGCGGGCCCACGACGCGGCCGTCGCGGAGGGCTACCACTGGCACGAGTTCGGCGACTCGGCGTTGCTGCTCCCCTGA
- a CDS encoding CoA transferase gives MSRPLEDIRVVSLAVNLPGPAAVARLVAQGASATTVLPPGGDPLEQVAPAYFAELHAGQTIERLDLKDGDGRERLEVLLSAADVLVTSSRPAALARLGLDPASVGGRHTRLCQVEIVGHTGARADVAGHDLTYQAAAGLLGDGRLPTTLAVDLAGGERAAAEATAALVECSRTGKGTHRTVVLADVATTLAAPFTHGLTAPGGLLGGGLPTYDLYAAADGQVALAALEPHFAQRLAEALGVDPAGLTRPRLADLFTTRTARAWQEWAQERDLPLVAVAPRPTGPH, from the coding sequence ATGAGCCGACCGCTGGAGGACATCCGGGTGGTCAGTCTCGCCGTCAACCTGCCGGGGCCGGCCGCCGTGGCCCGCCTGGTCGCCCAGGGCGCCAGCGCCACGACCGTGCTCCCACCGGGCGGCGACCCCCTGGAGCAGGTCGCCCCCGCCTACTTCGCCGAACTGCACGCGGGCCAGACGATCGAGCGGCTCGACCTCAAGGACGGGGACGGGCGGGAGCGGCTGGAGGTGCTGTTGTCAGCGGCCGACGTCCTGGTCACCAGCTCCCGCCCCGCCGCCCTCGCCCGGCTCGGGCTGGACCCCGCCTCGGTGGGCGGACGGCATACCCGGCTGTGCCAGGTCGAGATCGTGGGCCACACGGGGGCACGTGCCGACGTGGCGGGTCACGACCTCACCTACCAGGCGGCCGCCGGACTGCTCGGGGACGGGCGGCTGCCGACCACCCTGGCCGTGGACCTGGCCGGCGGCGAGCGCGCCGCGGCGGAGGCCACCGCGGCGCTGGTCGAGTGCTCCCGAACCGGGAAGGGCACCCACCGCACGGTCGTGCTGGCCGATGTCGCGACGACCCTGGCCGCCCCCTTCACCCACGGGCTGACCGCACCGGGCGGGCTGCTCGGGGGAGGCCTGCCCACCTACGACCTGTATGCCGCGGCGGACGGGCAGGTCGCGCTCGCCGCGCTCGAACCGCACTTCGCCCAGCGGCTCGCGGAGGCCCTGGGCGTCGACCCGGCAGGCCTGACCCGGCCGCGGCTGGCCGACCTGTTCACGACGCGGACGGCGCGGGCCTGGCAGGAGTGGGCGCAGGAGCGGGACCTGCCCCTGGTCGCGGTCGCGCCCCGCCCGACCGGACCCCACTGA
- a CDS encoding DUF402 domain-containing protein, with protein MGIVVEAGDGVGAAAHGRSDPPPREPRSEYPTLPAGQDAGGTRPRWEPGTVIFWVAAPDFGQPMRVVRDDDRGLVAWLPAGSDCLAARLPGGRELREVATADRLDLPRTPTRVTWRGPGILRVAPAGATRSYWYFREEDGSPRGTYVNIELPHRRGRSSTVTRDLVLDLLVAPDGSREWKDRDELEEFCSLGMLSTGLRDWILRQGALAAEAVEQRAWPLDEAWSGWTPPDGWDDPLPLPGWVRYEADEVGTDRRNRAGR; from the coding sequence ATGGGGATCGTGGTGGAGGCCGGGGACGGAGTAGGCGCGGCGGCGCACGGGCGCAGCGACCCTCCCCCGCGCGAACCACGGTCGGAGTACCCCACCCTGCCGGCCGGGCAGGACGCCGGCGGGACCCGGCCGAGGTGGGAGCCGGGGACGGTGATCTTCTGGGTGGCCGCACCCGACTTCGGCCAGCCCATGCGGGTGGTGCGTGACGACGACAGGGGGCTGGTGGCCTGGCTGCCCGCCGGCTCCGACTGCCTCGCGGCGCGCCTGCCCGGTGGCCGCGAACTGCGCGAGGTCGCGACGGCCGACCGGTTGGACCTGCCGAGGACGCCGACCCGGGTGACCTGGCGCGGGCCGGGCATCCTGCGGGTCGCACCCGCCGGCGCGACCCGGTCCTACTGGTACTTCCGGGAGGAGGACGGGAGCCCGCGGGGCACCTACGTCAACATCGAGCTCCCGCACCGCCGCGGCCGGTCCAGCACGGTGACCCGTGACCTCGTCCTCGACCTGCTGGTCGCGCCGGACGGCAGCAGGGAGTGGAAGGACCGGGACGAGCTCGAGGAGTTCTGCAGCCTCGGGATGCTCTCGACCGGGCTCCGCGACTGGATCCTGCGTCAGGGCGCCCTGGCCGCCGAGGCCGTGGAGCAGCGGGCCTGGCCGCTGGACGAGGCCTGGTCCGGATGGACCCCACCGGACGGCTGGGACGACCCGCTGCCGCTGCCCGGGTGGGTCCGTTACGAGGCCGACGAGGTGGGCACCGACCGCCGCAACAGGGCGGGCAGGTAG
- a CDS encoding TetR/AcrR family transcriptional regulator has translation MSGRAKATRAHVPVEERRRQLTRAAMEVMQDQGAWSLTTRAVAQRAGVPLGAVHYAFHSKAELIAAVFAADIDSAMQLIHRAAQQEGAPEQVLGEALRACAASLRDEPGVELVLQELTLMGARDEVLAALARESIQDYRAGMARVLEELAASRDLRWDADVKVLGEMVFAQLVGLSQNWLASRDDALLDACLADLARQLAGRLQA, from the coding sequence ATGAGCGGCCGGGCGAAGGCGACGCGCGCCCACGTGCCGGTCGAGGAGCGGCGCCGGCAGTTGACCCGGGCCGCTATGGAGGTGATGCAGGACCAGGGCGCCTGGAGCCTGACCACCCGGGCGGTCGCGCAGCGCGCCGGGGTGCCCCTCGGGGCGGTGCACTACGCCTTCCACTCCAAGGCGGAGCTGATCGCCGCGGTCTTCGCCGCCGACATCGACTCGGCGATGCAGCTGATCCACCGCGCGGCGCAGCAGGAAGGTGCCCCCGAGCAGGTGCTCGGCGAGGCGCTGCGTGCTTGCGCCGCGAGCCTGCGGGACGAGCCCGGCGTCGAGCTGGTGCTGCAGGAGCTGACGCTGATGGGTGCCCGGGACGAGGTGCTCGCCGCGCTGGCCAGGGAGAGCATCCAGGACTACCGCGCCGGGATGGCCCGGGTGCTGGAGGAACTGGCGGCCTCCCGAGACCTCCGGTGGGACGCCGACGTAAAGGTCCTGGGCGAGATGGTCTTCGCCCAGCTCGTGGGCCTGTCCCAGAACTGGCTCGCCAGCCGGGACGACGCCCTGCTCGATGCCTGCCTCGCGGACCTCGCCCGGCAGCTGGCGGGTCGGCTGCAGGCCTGA
- a CDS encoding nitroreductase family deazaflavin-dependent oxidoreductase yields the protein MTDQPAPGDKAPRAYRRGRGHRFENRVMTFAAGLGLIPHSTVLITRGRKTGQRRENPITVLDHGGRQWLVAPYGPVPWVLNARAAGRVEIRRRGRTRAYRVTEAGPEQAGPVLKDYVRIATVTRAYFVADKDDPAEAFSAEADRHPVFELTPAD from the coding sequence ATGACCGACCAACCCGCGCCAGGGGACAAGGCGCCCCGGGCCTACCGCCGGGGCCGCGGGCACCGGTTCGAGAACCGGGTCATGACCTTCGCGGCCGGGCTGGGCCTGATCCCCCACTCGACCGTGCTGATCACCCGGGGACGCAAGACCGGGCAGCGGCGGGAGAACCCGATCACCGTGCTCGACCACGGGGGACGGCAGTGGCTCGTCGCGCCGTACGGGCCGGTGCCGTGGGTGCTCAATGCCCGGGCCGCGGGGCGGGTGGAGATCCGCCGGCGGGGGCGCACGCGCGCCTACCGGGTGACCGAGGCCGGTCCCGAGCAGGCCGGGCCGGTGCTCAAGGACTACGTCCGGATCGCCACGGTCACCCGGGCCTACTTCGTGGCCGACAAGGACGACCCCGCCGAGGCGTTCTCGGCCGAGGCCGACCGGCACCCGGTGTTCGAACTGACCCCGGCCGACTGA